The Roseovarius indicus genome has a segment encoding these proteins:
- a CDS encoding enoyl-CoA hydratase/isomerase family protein: protein MTDISIRKDGKAGRITLTRPKALNAMTYEMCLAIEDAVDAWADDDTVELIIIDAEGDKAFCAGGDIAELYDTGTKGNLDYARRFWRDEYRLNAKIAEYPKPYVAFMQGFVMGGGVGISCHGHPRIVCESSQIAMPECGIGLVPDVGGTYLLAKAPGRLGEYLGTTGTRMNAGDAIHAGFADHFIPQEKWADLIAQLSETGDISLIEQSTETPPEGKVSPQQAEIDAHFGGETLLDILNSLKSSDSEFAEQALKALSRGSPLSMACTIEMLHRLQGPAADIRRALDLEYRFTHRAMEKGDFLEGIRAAVIDKDRTPKWQHDLDNPPQLAATQMLMPLGADALTFEKEG from the coding sequence ATGACCGACATATCGATCCGGAAAGACGGCAAGGCGGGCCGCATCACCCTGACCCGCCCCAAGGCGCTCAACGCCATGACCTACGAGATGTGCCTCGCCATCGAGGACGCGGTCGATGCCTGGGCCGATGACGACACGGTCGAGCTCATCATCATCGACGCCGAGGGCGACAAGGCCTTCTGCGCCGGCGGCGACATTGCCGAGCTTTACGACACCGGCACCAAGGGCAACCTCGACTACGCCCGCCGCTTCTGGCGCGACGAATACCGCCTCAACGCCAAGATCGCCGAATACCCCAAACCCTATGTCGCCTTCATGCAGGGCTTCGTCATGGGTGGCGGCGTCGGCATCTCCTGCCACGGCCACCCCCGCATCGTCTGCGAATCCAGCCAGATCGCCATGCCCGAATGCGGCATCGGCCTCGTCCCCGACGTGGGTGGCACCTACCTGCTGGCCAAGGCGCCGGGTCGGCTGGGCGAATATCTCGGCACCACTGGCACCCGGATGAACGCGGGCGACGCCATCCACGCGGGCTTTGCCGACCACTTCATCCCGCAGGAGAAATGGGCCGACCTCATCGCGCAACTCAGCGAAACCGGCGACATCTCCCTCATCGAGCAATCCACCGAAACCCCGCCCGAGGGCAAGGTCAGCCCCCAACAGGCCGAGATCGACGCCCATTTCGGCGGCGAAACCCTGCTCGACATCCTCAACTCCCTCAAATCCTCCGACAGCGAGTTTGCCGAGCAGGCCCTCAAGGCCCTCTCCCGCGGCTCCCCCCTCTCGATGGCCTGCACCATCGAGATGCTGCACCGCTTGCAAGGGCCCGCCGCCGATATCCGCCGTGCGCTCGACCTCGAATACCGCTTCACCCATCGCGCGATGGAAAAGGGCGACTTCCTCGAAGGCATCCGCGCCGCGGTGATCGACAAGGACCGCACGCCCAAATGGCAGCACGACCTCGACAATCCGCCGCAACTGGCGGCGACCCAGATGCTCATGCCGCTCGGGGCCGACGCCCTGACATTCGAAAAGGAAGGATAA
- a CDS encoding YgaP family membrane protein, translating into MFKQNIGNIERILRVLVGAALILGYFLSDGAYSWLYLLGIIPLATGVIGYCPPYAWLGINTCKRS; encoded by the coding sequence ATGTTCAAGCAAAACATCGGCAATATCGAACGCATCCTCCGCGTCCTCGTCGGCGCGGCCCTGATCCTCGGCTACTTCCTAAGCGACGGCGCCTATAGCTGGCTCTACCTGCTGGGCATCATCCCGCTCGCCACGGGCGTGATCGGCTATTGCCCGCCCTACGCCTGGCTCGGCATCAACACCTGCAAGCGCAGCTGA
- the mmsB gene encoding 3-hydroxyisobutyrate dehydrogenase: MKIGFIGLGNMGGPMAANLAKAGHEVTGFDTAEVSIEGVTMAPTAADAAKGNAVVITMLPNGKILRAVAEEIHPAMDEGAVHLDCSTVDVDSARAVAEAAQAAGLSALDAPVSGGIAGAAGGTLTFMVGGDEAGFATAKELFDIMGQKAVHCGPSGNGQAAKICNNMILGATMIVTCEAFALADKLGLDRQAMFDVVSTSSGYSWSMNAYCPAPGVGPQSPSDNDYKPGFAADLMLKDLRLAMQAAETADADTTLGKAAMQLYEQFVEKEDGAGKDFSAMLPRLEKRGHS, translated from the coding sequence ATGAAGATCGGATTCATCGGACTGGGGAACATGGGCGGGCCGATGGCCGCCAATCTCGCCAAGGCCGGTCACGAGGTGACAGGCTTCGACACCGCCGAGGTCAGCATCGAGGGCGTCACCATGGCCCCCACAGCGGCCGACGCCGCCAAGGGCAACGCCGTGGTCATCACCATGCTGCCCAACGGCAAGATCCTCCGCGCCGTCGCCGAGGAAATCCACCCGGCGATGGACGAGGGCGCCGTGCATCTCGACTGCTCGACCGTCGATGTCGACAGCGCCCGCGCCGTGGCCGAGGCCGCGCAGGCCGCCGGCCTCTCCGCGCTCGACGCGCCGGTCTCGGGCGGCATTGCCGGCGCCGCGGGCGGCACGCTCACCTTCATGGTCGGCGGTGACGAGGCGGGCTTTGCCACCGCCAAGGAACTCTTCGACATCATGGGCCAGAAGGCCGTGCATTGCGGCCCCTCCGGCAACGGTCAGGCCGCCAAGATCTGCAACAACATGATCCTCGGCGCCACCATGATCGTCACCTGCGAGGCCTTCGCCCTGGCCGACAAGCTGGGCCTCGACCGGCAGGCCATGTTCGACGTGGTCTCCACCTCCTCCGGCTACTCGTGGTCGATGAACGCCTATTGCCCCGCCCCGGGCGTCGGCCCGCAATCGCCGTCGGACAACGACTACAAGCCGGGCTTCGCCGCCGACCTGATGCTCAAGGACCTGCGCCTTGCCATGCAGGCGGCCGAGACCGCCGATGCCGACACCACGCTCGGCAAGGCGGCCATGCAGCTCTACGAGCAGTTCGTCGAGAAGGAAGACGGCGCCGGCAAGGACTTCTCCGCCATGCTCCCCCGCCTCGAAAAGCGCGGGCACAGCTAG